The following proteins come from a genomic window of Lolium rigidum isolate FL_2022 chromosome 5, APGP_CSIRO_Lrig_0.1, whole genome shotgun sequence:
- the LOC124653607 gene encoding uncharacterized protein LOC124653607 gives MGLLELKRLMATQRHRRQIQPRDGSIASRVKRKGSPCERNSVLDESIASRAKRKGSPWQKDFSLQGASWYETKGLPCEQGFVADGSVVSLADRKSSSCQQCGSSQSCEVYVYSGPSLPEDIWRYIHSLMSMRDAARAACISRAFRCSWRYHPNLVFSKKTLGLNGKTCGNDKPASDYASIVDRILKNHSGTGVKKLKFWNAPDYTEEDRYYLDSWLEMAVKPGIEEFTFSLESKSYSYNFPCPLISDGNGELIRDLQLHFCVFVPTVGFGCFRSLTSLDMFKVRITGNDLERILSNSFALERLLLRYCIGLLYVKMPSLLERLSYLKVLSCSKLQVIESRAPNLSSFIFQGTHQAQLSLGESSQLKYLYISFLGAVHYTRAELASSMPYLETAFIYSSREMVNTPIESSRFLHLKHLSITITEVNSSPSYDYFSLVSFFHASPSLETFYLDVPQQHKKHVTVFGDSSELRQLPKRNHEKLREVKILGFSPVKSLVELTCHILGSATSLECLTLDTKRHGLPGCSVNKVGRCTSMERDMISEAQRALSAVQVYIKPKVPSTVKLHALGPCSRFHGIGVTHESMWGIKPKVPSTVKLHALEPCSTYEAMWAMLYGPNFHAMAGLSKENTLEAPPRQT, from the exons ATGGGCTTACTGGAGCTGAAGCGGCTCATGGCCACGCAGCGGCACCGGCGCCAAATCCAACCCCGTG ATGGATCAATTGCTTCGCGGGTTAAAAGAAAGGGCTCGCCCTGTGAACGAAACTCTGTTTTGGATGAATCTATTGCTTCACGGGCTAAAAGAAAGGGCTCGCCATGGCAGAAAGATTTTAGTCTTCAGGGTGCTTCATGGTATGAAACGAAGGGCTTGCCCTGCGAACAAGGCTTTGTTGCAGATGGTTCAGTTGTTTCGCTGGCCGATAGAAAGAGCTCGTCCTGCCAACAATGCGGTAGTTCTCAGAGTTGTGAAGTATATGTGTATTCGGGGCCAAGCCTTCCAGAG GACATCTGGCGTTATATACACTCCCTAATGTCAATGCGAGATGCTGCAAGAGCTGCCTGCATCTCGCGCGCATTTCGTTGTTCCTGGAGATATCACCCTAACCTCGTTTTCAGTAAGAAAACATTGGGCTTGAATGGAAAGACATGTGGAAATGATAAACCGGCAAGTGATTACGCCAGTATAGTGGACCGCATTCTGAAAAATCACTCAGGCACTGGTGTGAAGAAACTCAAGTTTTGGAACGCTCCCGATTATACTGAAGAGGACCGTTATTATCTTGACAGTTGGCTTGAGATGGCTGTTAAACCAGGAATTGAAGAATTCACCTTCAGTCTAGAATCTAAAAGTTACAGTTACAACTTCCCATGCCCACTTATATCGGATGGGAATGGAGAGTTGATTCGGGATCTTCAACTTCACTTTTGTGTCTTTGTTCCCACGGTTGGGTTTGGTTGCTTCAGGAGCCTGACAAGCTTAGATATGTTTAAAGTGCGTATTACAGGGAATGACTTAGAGCGCATACTTTCCAATTCTTTTGCTTTGGAGCGGTTGCTACTCAGGTATTGCATTGGATTACTGTATGTGAAGATGCCTTCTCTTCTTGAGCGGCTTAGCTACCTGAAGGTGCTTTCTTGCAGCAAGCTGCAAGTAATAGAGAGCAGAGCTCCAAATCTATCCAGTTTTATCTTTCAGGGTACCCATCAGGCACAACTCTCACTTGGAGAATCATCGCAACTGAAGTACCTATACATCAGCTTTTTGGGTGCTGTTCATTATACTCGTGCTGAGCTTGCATCCAGCATGCCATATCTGGAAACTGCGTTCATATATTCAAGCAGGGAG ATGGTCAACACACCAATAGAATCTAGCAGATTTCTCCACCTCAAGCATTTGAGTATCACTATCACAGAAGTGAACTCTTCTCCGAGCTACGATTATTTTTCTCTGGTTTCTTTCTTTCATGCTTCGCCTTCCTTGGAGACTTTCTACTTGGAT GTACCGCAACAACACAAGAAACATGTCACAGTTTTTGGAGATTCCTCAGAGCTGCGGCAGTTGCCAAAACGCAACCATGAGAAGCTCAGGGAAGTGAAGATCCTTGGTTTCTCCCCTGTGAAGAGCTTGGTTGAGCTAACGTGTCATATTCTTGGCAGTGCAACATCACTCGAGTGTCTTACATTGGACACAAAAAGACATGGTTTGCCTGGGTGTTCTGTCAACAAAGTTGGCAGATGCACCTCCATGGAAAGGGATATGATCTCAGAAGCCCAGAGAGCACTCAGTGCTGTCCAAGTATACATCAAGCCAAAAGTTCCCTCCACAGTTAAGTTACATGCTTTGGGACCTTGCAGTCGATTCCATGGTATTGGGGTTACTCACGAAAGCATGTGGGGCATCAAGCCGAAAGTTCCCTCCACAGTTAAGTTGCATGCTTTGGAACCTTGCAGTACTTACGAAGCCATGTGGGCCATGTTATATGGCCCCAACTTTCATGCCATGGCTGGGCTCAGTAAAGAAAACACCCTTGAAGCTCCACCTCGTCAAACCTAA